The following is a genomic window from Acetomicrobium sp. S15 = DSM 107314.
AGCGGAAAGCCTTTTAACGGAGCCGGGCGTGTAAACCTGCTCCTGTTCGCGGGTCGTGATCTCGTAATTCCTTATGGTATCGCTCTTGTTGTACTCGCTCGGTCCTACCCGCTGAGCGGTCACCACGTAACCCGGTATGTTGGTAGTGGTCCCTGGCGCACCGCCGGGCGGCGTGCCAGGACCAACGTAGCTTTCCTCCGAAGCCTGCTCGCTTCGGACCACGCCCCTCCCGCCAGCTCCAGGGATATATTCCGTGACGAAGTCTCGCTTTTTGCCGAAATCTAACTCCACCCTCACGCGGACTACGGCTTTCCCTGGCCCGAAGACTTGCTCCAACATCTGCTTGACCTTGCGCTCCAGTTCCATCTCTTGGCGGCGCTCCAACTCTCTTTGGACGGACGAAACAGCTCGGCCAGCATTGTCAACATAGACGAAGGTATCCGAATCGATCAGTTCCGATAGCATATTGCCGGAGGTATCTACGACGGTGATGTTTTCGGGGTGCAGCCCCTGCACACTGTGGGCCACCAAATGCACGATGGCCTTCACCTGTTCGGGGCCAACCTTGCTTCCTCTCTTTACACCCACGAGGACGGAAGCGCTGGACGGCTCCTGCTCTTTCAGGAAGAGGCGCTGCTCTGGGATAACTATGGTCACCCTTGCGAAGTCGATCGCCTCCATGCGCCCTATGGTCCGAGATAGCTCCCCCTCGAGGGCTCTTATATAGGAGATGCGCTGCTGGAAGTCCGTCATACCCATCTTCGCCTGGTCAAAGATCTCAAAACCCACCACGCCGCCTCTGGGCAACCCTTGCTGTGCCAGGGAAAGACGCATTTCGTAAACCATATCCTCAGGTACAAGTACGGCGTTGGCGGCGGAATCGAGCTTATACGGGACATTGCGTTCGCGCAGATAAGAAAGTATAGCCGCTTGATCTTCCACCTCAAGGCCGGCAAATAGCGGCTCGTATTTGCCTCTGCCGGTTGCGATCAACAAAATCAAAAGGACAAAAATGAGCGCCCCGGCCCCCATGATAGAATAGCGTTGCCACGGGGAAAGCGACGCCCATGTGGCTTTTAGCCGTGCAAAAAGCTCCTTAAGCCTCTCCATAACACTTACTATATCAGCAAAGGGACAATAATTCTATACCGGCATGCGGGCAAGTTGTTGATAGGCATCTACCAGCTTATTCCTGATTTCCACCAGAAGGCGCAATGCGACCTCGGCCTCCTGGACTGCGATGACCACCTGGGAGATGTCCTCCGCTTCTCCGGTGGCCAGCTTTCCGATCCCCTCATCCGCAGTGAGCTGAAGGTCGTTAACCCTTTGTAGGTTGTCCTTGAGTAATTTTTCGAAACCTTTTTCCCCTTTTGAATCGCTCCCGGCTCCGACCAACCTTGCATCATTATTGAAATGAAATTGTGATAAATCCACCCTGACCTCTTTCATCTTTTAACCGAGCCTCCTCGTGGTTAGGCCTAAGGGTTAAAGTATAATCTGAGGACAAGCACTCTCGCCCCCCCCTTTGGCCTCAATTTCTCTCGGTTTGAGTAGGACTTTTTAACTATATTTTACTCCGGGAAGCGGGGGTTGACCTTGCCGAATAAGGTCTGTTAGGCTCGCAGCACCTCAAGCGCGCTATTCCACATGCTCTGGGCCGTTTCCACGACGGCGAGATTCGCTTCGTAGGCTCGACTTGCCACCATCATGTCTGCCATCTCGCGGATCACGTTCACGTTTGGATAAGCGACATACCCTTCGGCGTTGGCGTCCGGGTGGTCAGGTTGGTAAACGTATCGCGGCGGCAGGTCATCGTCTGTAATCTGCTCCACCCTTACACCGGCGGGGGAAGCATCTAAAGCCTCATCCAGGCGCTCTGCAAATATCGGAACCTTGCGTACGTACGGCCCACCTTCGGGCGTGCGCGTAGTGTTGGCGTTAGCCATATTCTGAGAAATGAGCTCCATCCAAAGCCTGTGAGCGGTCAAAGAGCTGCCCGCTATTTCAAGCGGGCGAAATATGCGCATTACACCCCACCTCCCATAACCGTCTTATAAGAAGCCGCCTTGCGCGCTAACAGGCGGAATAACGCTTGGTAAGACATGCGCGTCTCGGCGAGCTTTGCCATTTCGATATCGATGTCCACGCCGTTTCCATCCCACCGCACGAGTTCGCCGAGAGCTTTTTTCTCGACGGGTCTTACCGCTTCTATACTCTCCGGTAGCGTAGAGATATGGCGGGGATCGGTGGTAGTCAACGGCAACCTCTCGGGACCGTGCAACAAACGGCTCAATTGATCCTCAAACGTGACCTCCCTCCGCGCGTATGCGGGGGTGTCTATATTGGCGAGGTTCTGCGCAGTCGCCTCCAAGCGCCTCGAGAGCCCACCTATGCTTACTTTCGCTGCCGCCCAAGCCTTATCCATGAAAGATGCCTCCACAGCTAAGATAAAAGACGAGGATCATACTTCCTGTTTCGACCATCAAAGGAGGAGGCTTTAAGAGCGCCCTTCAGCTATGCCCAATTCCTCCAAAAGGAGCGGGAGAAGGACCTTGATGTATGTGCCCTTCATCCCCAAGCTGCGGCACTCCAATACGCCGGCGCTCTCGAGTTTCCTCAAGGCGTTTACGATTACGCTCCGCGTGAGGCCGAGCCTGTCGGCGATGCGACTTGCAACCACCACACCCTCGGAAGCGTCGAGCTCCCGGATGATATGTTTAACCGACTCGACTTCCGAGTACGAAAGGGCGCGCAGCGCCATTTGAACGGCGAATCGCTCTCTGGCCCTCTCCTCGATCGAGCGCGTGCGCTCGTGGAGCATCTCTATGCCCACGGCAGTGGCCAGGTATTCCCCCAAGACCAGATCGCGCGCATCGAAGGGTGAGCCGAAGCGAGCCAAGATGAGCGTTCCGATGCGCTCCGAGCCGCTGTAGATCGGCACATAGACTACGTGCTTGTTCGGATAAATGCATGGCGCGTCGGCATAGGCGCAAAGGCCGTAGTCTGAGTGATTCAAGACGGATTCGTGATGCTGGTTTAGTCTATCGACATAGCTCTCCGGCATGGCGCCGACCTCCAACAGGCCGACCATGGTCGGACAGTTGTATTCGCTGAGCCACGCATAACCCAATACCTTTCCTTGGCGATCGATGATATAGGTGTTGGCCGTAGAGAGATCGCAGAGGAGCTTGGCCAACTTTTGATAATCGGGGCTTGCTCCGTCCTTCCTGTTTTGCAGGGCCCTGCTCACCATTCGCGTCTTGTCCAACAGATCCTCCATCGCTGAAAGGTCCGAGATCTTCGGCCGCGCCTCCAATAATTCCTTCGGAGTTTCCATGCTCATCGTCTCATCTCCTTTTCCATAAAAGACTTTTCCATAAAAGAAAAGAGCTGGTTATTATAGCAGGTATTTCCTGAGGTCGGAACTCTGAATCAGGGGTTCGAGCCTCTCTCTCACGAAGGCCGCATCGACGAGGACCTCTGACCCCTCGAGCTCCGGAGCCTTAAAGCTCACGTCTTCCAAAAGCTGCTCCATAACGGTGTGCAAACGCCTGGCGCCGATGTCTTCCATCTCGGCATTCATCTTGGCTGCGATATTCGCTATCTCCGCTACGGCATCTTCGCTAAAGTTTATAGATACGCCCTCGGTCCCGAGCAGGGCTTTGTACTGGCGCAGAAGGCTGTTTTCAGGTTCTGTTAGGATCCTGCCCAGGTCGCCTTCGTTTAAAGGAGACAGCTCCACTCTGATGGGGAAGCGCCCTTGGAGTTCCGGCACGAGATCGGAGGGTTTGACTCTATGAAAGGCACCGGCTGCGATAAAGAGGATGTAATCCGTCTTAACAGGTCCATACTTCGTCATGACGGTCGAACCCTCTACGATGGGAAGCAGATCGCGCTGAACCCCCTCTCGGCTCACGTCGGGGCCGTGCTGCGCTCCGTCTTGCGAAGCAACCTTGTCCAACTCGTCCAGAAAGACGATTCCCTCCTCCTGCACCTTTGTCAACGCCTCCTGGACGACGCTTTCCATATCTATGAGTTTTTCCGCTTCCTCCGCTTGAAGCAAAACGCGAGCGGAGGACACTGACATCCGCTTGCGTTTCATTCGCTTGGGAAGGAGGTTTCCCAGCATCTCGCTCAAATTTATTCCCATCTCGTCCAAGCCGACCCCTAAGATGGGCACATTCGCCACAGCGCTCTCTGCGACCTCTACCTCTACCTCGCGCGTATCGAGCTTGCCAGCGCGCAACATCTCCCGCAGCCGCTCCCGCGTGCCGCTGTCTTCCCTTTCCTTGGGCGATTCTGCCCTCTCCTGGACTCCGCCCATGAGGACCTTGACGAAATCCTGCATGCTCTCCTGCTTGCGCGGAAGCGGGAGGAGGAGGTCCAAGAGCCTCTCTTCGGCTCGCTCCGCCGCCGCCGATTGAACGGCCTCCATATGGCGAGCCTTTACCATGTGCACGGCCACCTCGACGAGGTCGCGGATCATAGACTCCACGTCGCGTCCGACATATCCCACCTCTGTGAATTTCGTAGCCTCCACCTTCACGAAAGGAGCATTGACCAACGCGGCCAGGCGCCTTGCGATCTCCGTCTTTCCTACGCCGGTGGGACCGATCATCATGATGTTCTTGGGGATCACCTCTTCGGCGACCTTAGGATCGAGCCGTTTTCTCCTGAGCCTATTCCTCAGCGCTACGGCCACAGCACGCTTTGCCTTAACTTGACCCACTATGTATCTATCGAGGTAAGCGACGACCTCGGCCGGCGTCAAATCCTCGTACATGATAGAGGTCACTGATCTATCACCTCCAAGACGATGGCGTCGTTGGTGTAAATGCAGATTTGGGAAGCGATCTCAATGGCTCTGCGGGCGATGCGCTCCGCCTCCCAATCGGATGCCTCGAGCAACGCCCTCGCCGCAGCCAGGGCAAAGCCGGAACCGGAGCCTATAGACGCCACGTCGCCCTCCGGCTCTATGACATCGCCCGAGCCGGACAACAGCAGCGTCTCTTCTCTGTCGGCCACGAGCATGAGCGCCTCGAGCCTCCTCAAAGCTCTGTCGAGCCGCCATTCCTTGACGAGGTCGACGGCGCTTTTGGTGAGGTTGCCCTTGTTCTCTTCCAGGCGGCGTTCAAAGCGTTCGAGCAACGTCATGGCATCCGCCGTGCTGCCGGCAAATCCGGCCAGGACTCTCCCATCATAGAGGCGCCTCACCTTGCGCGCCCCTTCTTTGACGATCTGATCTCCCATCGTCACCTGCCCGTCTCCAGCCATAGCGACACGGCCATTCCTCCGCACCGATACTATAGTCGTGCCCTTAAAATTTACGTTCATCACTCCACCTCCGCGCGCGGATGAGCCGCGACGTAACTCCTTTTCAATTGATCCGTGGTAATCTTCAGATAGCGCTGTGTGGTAACCAAGCTCTCGTGGCCCAGGAGCTCCTGTAAAACGCGCAGATTTGCGCCGTGCTCAAGCATGTGAGTGGCAAAGCTATGGCGCAGGACATGCGGTGTAACACCCGATAGGCCAACGCTTTGAGCCAGCTTCGTCACGACCCTGTGTGCCGTCCTCACCGTCATGCGCCCGCTGCCTTGCCCAGGAAAGAGCGGTCCGGCGCTTGCGCCAATCTCCTCCCTCCAAGCGAGAAGCGCCTGCACGGCATATCGCCCCATGGGAACGAGCCTCTCCTTGTCTCCTTTGCCTCTGACCCTGATCCACCGCTCTTCCAAATCTATATCTTCCCAGTCGAGAGCAATGAGTTCGGCCACGCGCAGGCCAGAGCCGTAGAGCAGCTCCAAGATAACTCTGTCGCGACGAACCGTCTCTCCCCTGGGACCTTCCTCCAGGAGGCGCTTCACGTCATCGTAGGCCAATGCGCGCGGTAAGCGCTGGGGAAGCCTCGGCCCCCTCACGCCGGCGGTCGGGTCTTTCTCGAGGACACCGCTTCTGATAAGGTAGTCGACCCAGCTGCGGACCGAGGAGAGTTTTCTGGCCGCTGAAGCCTGGGCATATCCATAGCTCATCATTTCCCTCAAAAAGGCCCTCACGTGAGATGCCGTTATCTCGAGGGGAGATGATATCCCTTGCGCCGATAAGTAGTCGACGAACTGGTTCAGATCTACGGAGTAGTTAGTAATGGTGTTTTCTGAACGACCGCGGCTATATTTTATATATTCTAAAAAGGCATCTACAAAGGTGCACAATTCCTCCGCCATGAAAGTTAGTTTATCACAACTTCCTCAAATATGATCGAATATTCTGCCATAAATTTTTCCAAAGCCGTCAAAGCGCGCCGTGCTACGGCCTCGCAACGCTTCATGCGGTCGCGAACCTTTGTCCCTAAGGGAGGGAAGATCCCCAAGTTGACGTTCATCGGCTGGAAGTTATCGGCTCTGGCATTTCTAATATAGTGAAGCAACGAGCCTATAGCGGTCTCCTTCGGCCACTGTGGCACGGGGAGGCCCAAGAGGGCAGAATAGGCGCTGATGGCGGCCACGAGCCCCATCGCCGTGCTCTCCGTGTAGCCCTCGACCCCCACGATCTGCCCGGCAAGGTATACATCTTGCCTGGCGCGTAAGCTCAAATTCTCATTGAGGACGAGAGGGGCATTCACATATACATTGCGATGCATGACACCGAAGCGGACGAATTCGGCCTTCTGCAGGCCGGGGATCATCCTGAAGACGCGCTCCTGCTCGCTCCATTTCAAATTCGTCTGGAAGCCGACCAAACTATAAAGCGTCCCTTCTGCGTCCTCACGCCTCAATTGGACGACGGCATAGGGCATCCTCCCGCTCTTGGGGTCAACAAGCCCCACGGGGCGCATAGGCCCGTAGCGCAGGACATCGCGCCCTCTTTCCGCCATCACCTCTATAGGAAGACATCCCTCGAAGTAGCGTTCGTCCCGCTCGAAAGAATGGAGTGGGGCCCGCTCCGCAGAGGATAGCGCCTCCCAAAAGCGTTGATACTCCGCCTCGTCCATCGGGCAGTTGAGATAATCTTCGCCCTCTCCATAACGGTTGCCTTTGAAGACCACGGCGAAATCGACGCTCTCGGCCGTCACAATGGGAGAAACGGCGTCGAAAAAATACAGAAAGTCCCTTCCTACGAGGCGCCGCAAGGCCTCTGACATGGAATCCGACGTAAGCGGCCCTGTGGCTATTATCGCAAGCCCTTCGGGTATGTCTTTTACCTCCTCGCGGACGACCTCAACCAGTGGACAGGAGGCCAACGCTTCGGAGACTGAAATGGCAAAGCGGTTTCTGTCTACCGCCAACGCCTTGCCGGCGGGCACCCGACTCTCATCGGCACAACGCATGATGAGACTTCCAATGCGCCTCAACTCCGCCTTTAGGATGCCGGCTGGGCTCGTCAACAGATCTGCGCCGAGCGAGTTGCTGCAGACGAGCTCGGCCAAGTGTCCAGTCTTGTGAGCCGGCGTGAGGCGATTCGGACGCATCTCATAAAGCCTAACAGGAATGCCCCTGCGGGCCAGTTGGTAAGCAGCCTCAGACCCCGCCAGGCCACCCCCTATGATCGCGATCGGCGCTTTAGGCAATTTCATCAGCCAACCCCTTGTGGCCACAAGAACTGCACGTGGGGGTTTTAGACCTTCCCTTCAAGACCACATATCCGCCGCAGGCCGGACATCGCTCGCCCGTGGGCGGGTCCCAAGACGTGAATTTGCAATCGGGATAGCGTGAGCAGCCGTAAAAGGTGCGCCCTTTTTTGCTCTTCCTGCGCACCACCTTACCGTCACCGCAGACAGGGCAAGATACGCCTATTTCCTGCAAGATCGGCCGAGTATAAGTGCACTTAGGATACGCGGAGCAGGCCACAAACTCCCCATAACGGCCGCGCTTCACCACCAACGGGGCGCCGCACTGCGGGCACGCCTCGCCTACGGCCCGATCGGGCAAAGAGACAGATTCAGCTGCGCGCTTCACTTCCGAGAGGACCTTGGAAAAGCGGTTCCAGAAGTCTTTGATGACTTTAAGCCATTCCACGTTTCCGCCTTCCACCTGATCCAACTGCTCTTCCATCTGGGCGGTGAAGGAGACATCGACCACGTCCGGAAAGTGACGCACTAAAAAGTCGTTCACCACTCTGCCCAATTCTGTTGGGATCAACTTTTTATCATCGCTTTTGGCCACATAATCACGATCGTATAGCGTCTGCACTATGACGGCATAGGTGGAAGGACGACCGATCCCCTTCTCTTCGAGGACTTTCACCAGGCTGGAATCGCTATACCGAGCTGGAGGTTTGGTGAAGCGCTGTTCCTTGTGCACATCTCCTTGTCTCAGGAGTTCACCCTCTTTGGCAGGCGGCACTTCATCTTCCTTGAGGTCGAGCGGCCAGAGTGCACCCCACCCCTCGAAGAGGAGCGTCGCTCCGGACTGCTTCAACGAATAAGGCCCGGCTTCGACGACGATCGAACTACGAGCGATCGAACTCGGCGCCATTTGACTCGCCACGAACCTGCGCCAAATGAGGTCGTAAAGCCTGAACTGGTCTCTGGTAAGGTCTTCTTTGACGGAGCCAGGAGTGAGCGCCACGTCGGTGGGCCTTACGGCCTCGTGCGCATCTTGGGTGCGCCCTTTGGAGACGTAATAATGGGGCTTTTGGGGGAGATATTTGTCGCCAAAGGCAGCGCCTATGTAACTTCGCACGCTCTCTATCGCCTCGGCAGCAACCCTGAGGCTGTCAGTGCGCATATACGTGATGAGGCCAAGGGGGCCCCTGCCCTTTATATCGACGCCCTCGTAAAGGCTCTGGGCCACCCGCATCGTCCTCTGCGGCGAAAACCCCAAGCGCCTCGCCGCCTCTTGCTGCAATGTGCTCGTCTTAAAGGGGGGAAGGGGGCTCCTCTTACCCTCTTTGCTCGTGAAGGAGCGCACGACGAGGGCGAGGCCTTTTAGGCTTTTTTCTATCGCTTCGGCTTCCGATTCGCTTTTTACGACGAGCGCCTTGCCGTCCTTCTTCTCCAGGCGGAGCAGATAAGATCTGCCGTCATCGGATGTAGCCTCTACGTCCAAAAGCCAATACTCCTCCGGGCGGAAAGCCTCTATCTCGGCTTCTCTCTCGCATATGAGGCGCAGGGCGACGGATTGCACGCGTCCCGCCGACAGCCCGGAGCGCACCTTACTCCATAACAAGGGGCTTAGGCTATACCCAACGAGGCGATCCAAAAGCCGCCTGGCCTGTTGGGCATAGACCTTGTCCATGTCTATAGCCTGGGGGTTTTTGACCGCCTCCTTGACCTCTTTCGCCGTGATCTCGTACATGCGTATCCTGCAAGGCGCATCCGAGTCTATGTTCAAAAGTTCGGCGAGGTGCCAGGCGATCGCCTCCCCCTCCCTGTCCGGGTCGGAGGCTATAAGCATCCGATCGGCCTTCGACGAAGCTTCCCTCAGTTCCTTTACGATCTTGCCCTTGCCGCGCACGAGTATGTACTCCGGTTTGAAATCTTCATCTATATCGACGCCCATGCGGCTCTTCGGGAGATCTCTCACGTGCCCCATGCTTGCCTTCACTACATATCGCTGGCCCAGGATCTTTTTTAGCGTGCGAGCCTTGGCCGGCGATTCCACAATCACCAGCGTATTAGATGGCATATACGTTTCACCCCAAGCGTCATCGGATGGCACTCCAGCGGCCGGGGCCCGAAGAAGCGACTAGCCCTTTCGCTGTCAACATGCCTAACGCCAACATTGCGTCGGCGGCGCCCATTTTAGCCTCTGATGCGATATTGTCAACCGTCCGCTCTCCTCTTTCTTTAAGCATCGAGTAGACGAGCTCTTCCTCTGCCGAAAGCTCTTCCATTTGTGGCTCGTCCTCGAGGATGACGTCTCCTCCCAAAAGCGAGCAGAATGCAGGGATGTCGATCAAAGGTTGAGCGCCGTCAAAGATCAGCAAATTGGAGCCGCGGCATACCTCTTCGTCTACCCGCCCTGGGACGGCCCATAAATCCCTGCCTATTTCCATTGCTATTCTTGCTGTTATCATGGCACCGCTTCTTTGTGGTGCTTCAACTACCACCACGCTCCTCGAAATACCGGCGATGATGCGATTGCGCTTGGGGAAACGCCACGGCCTCGCTTGAGACGAAAGCGGATATTCGCTGACCAATAAACCGGATTCCCTTAAGCGCTCGAAGAGGCGCCTGTTCGAACTCGGATAGATACAATCCACCCCTGTGCCGAGCACGGCTATGCTGCTTCCGCCGGCCTCCAAAGCCGCCTCTTGAACCGCACAATCTATGCCGTAGGCGCCGCCGCTCACCACGACGAAGCCTGCGGCGGCGAGCTCTCTGCCCAGCTCCTTAGCGACGCGGAGGCCATAGGTTGACGGCCTTCTGGTTCCCACGACTGCAACACCGCCATCGTCCAAGGGGGATGTCCCCCAGAGGTAGAGCAAAAGGGGCGGCGACGACAGATCCAAAAGCCCCTTCGGGTAGCGCCCATCCCCGAAGCAGACAACGTCGACTTTAAGTTTTAGGCACTTCTCCCATTCGCGCTCAGCCCATCCGCCGCACTGCAGATTCGACCACGCACTCATCGACGATTCACCGGCGCCGAGCACACCAAGCAGCGTAGGCGCCTCCAATATATCCTCGGGCTTTATGCCCCTCTGCGCGAGGGCCTCTATCGCGCGCCCATCGAAGCACTGGCACGCGTTGAGGAGCAAAAAGGCCTTAAGACGGGCGTCCATATATGTTGACTCCCTCTCTGTAGGCGAGGGCCTCAGCGACGTGGGATGCGCCTACACATTCTTCCCCCGCCAGATCCGCCACGCTCCTCGCTACCCTCAAGATCCTCGTAAAACCCCTGCCCGAGAGGCGAGAGCGCCCCATCGCCGACCTCAGAAAAGCCCTCGCCTCTTTTTTTATGTGCGCCTCTTTGCGGAGGAGCGCTTCCGGCACCTCGGCATTGGATCGTATGTCCCACGCCTTCCATCTCTCTATTTGTATCTCACGCGCCCTTTCGACGCGCTTCCTCACAGAAGCGCTGTCCTCTGCCGACGGCTCAACGGCCATCAGCTCATCGGGCGAGAGCCGAGGGACGCTGATCTGCATATCTATGCGATCTAATATTGGGCCAGAAAGCTTCCTTTGGTATCGCTCGAGTTCGCCCGGTGAACATCGACAAGGGAACTCGGGGTCTCCGAAGTTGCCACAGGGGCATGGGTTGCAAGCCAGGGCCAGTAGCACCTGAGCCGGATATGTGACGCTCCCGGAAGAGCGGCTCACCACGATCTTTCCGTCTTCGAGGGGTTGGCGCATGGCTTCTATGAGATCGCGTCTGAACTCCGTAAATTCGTCCAAAAAGAGAACGCCTCTGTGGGCCAAACTGATCTCGCCTGGCTGCAGGGCATTCCCTCCTCCGCACACGGCTACGGTGCTGGCTGTGTGGTGGACGGATCGAAAGGGACGGGCCCTGCCTCCGTCGAAGGAAAGTCCCCTTGCGCTGTATATCAGGAGTACCTCGAGCAGCTCTTCATCGGAGAGGGGCGGAAGGATGCCCTTCAGGGCGCGGGCCAGCATGGTCTTCCCCGAGCCGGGAGGACCGACCATGAGCAGGTTGTGATGTCCTGCAGCGGCGATCTCCATGGCCCTCTTGGCTCCGGCTTGCCCTTTTATATCGGCTAAGTCCACATCCACCTCGATCTCCTGCAGCGCCGGCATGCGGTGTTCGATCGGCCGCAGCGCCGCCTCTCCTCTCAAAGCTTCGATCAACTCCGCTATGTGGGAGATTGCATAGGCTTCGACCCCCTTGACCAGGGAGACCTCGTGGGCGTTCTCCCGAGGGATGTAGAGCGGAAGCGAAAGTTTGCGCGCCAACAGAGCAGCCGGCACGGCACCTTTTGCCCTACGCAGGCGTCCGTCAAGGGCAAGCTCTCCGACGAAAACGGCAGGTCGACCGGAAACAGGGACGGATCCAACCTGCTTGGCCATCTCGATTGCGATGGGCAGATCCAACAGGGCCCCCTCCTTGGGAAGGTCGGCAGGAGCGAGGTTCACCGCTATCCTCCCCCTTAGCGATATGCCGATAGAGCGCAGGGCAGCCCGAACCCGCTCTTTTGCCTCCCTGACTGCCGCGTCTGGCAGACCCACAATAGAGATGGCAAATAGCCCGCCAGTGACTTCGACTTCGACCTCCACGGCTACAGCCTCAATGCCCCGAAGCGTTATCCCTAAGGCTTTGCTCAAACGTCACACCCTCCCGGCAGTTACGTCCTTGACGTGTTCTATATCCCACCTATCATTCATATCCACAGTGACCCCGAATACATCGATGCGCCACGGCTTTCCCCACCCCAAAAGGGATGCATAGGTCGAACCGGCTCGCACCAAGCTTTTGAGCTTTCGCGGCCCCACCGAAAGCACAGGAGGCAAAAGCTTTCCGACGCGGCGCACCCTCACTTCAACCATGACGAGCTCATCGCCGTCCAGGGCCACGATATCCAACTCTCCGCCTCCGATCCTTACGTTGCGGTCCAAAATGCGCCACCCCATGCGCTCGAGCGCGCTTTTTACAAGATCCTCTCCCCACTGGCCGAGTTCGCGGCTATCCATTGCTCTTTTTCCCCTCTCTATCTAACCTGTAAAGGAAGGCGAGCACGCGAGCCACAGCCTCGTAGAGCTCAACCGGAATTTCTTCCCCCAGCTCTACAAACAGAAGAGCGGAGGCGAGCGCAGGGTCCTCGACGATCGGGACGCCGCTTTCCTTCGCTATCTCGATTATCTGTTTCGCCATTACGCCTTGCCCCGAAGCGACCACGCGCGGTGCTTCGTCTTTTTTAGCCTCATAGCGCAACGCTGCAGCCTTCTTGGGCAACTCGTCTTCTGCCATCACGCCGTCACATCCAATCGCCCTACCGTCACATCGCCATGACGAGAAAGGCCCACAGATACGCTAAGGTGGCGCAAAGATAGCGACACTGCGGACAGAGAACGCCTGAGTTCTTCCAGGCGCTCTTCGATGAGCGATTTCGACGGCTCGTCGCGCGCCCTCAGCGCTATAACCAAAGACGAGCCATTGCTGAATGCGTCACCGCGGACTTCACCTATCCGCCTCCCCTCAAAAGCAAAGGATGCGCGGTAGACCTTCTGCCCGCGGCGTTCCAAGACTTGGAGGTTCACGCAGGCCCAAAGCGGCTCATCCTCACCCAAAAGCGGCCATACCAAAGGGAAAAGCGCTTCTGACTTTGCGCCTCCTTCAAGCGGATGCAGCAAGGCCTTATGGGCCACCACAAGGTCGCGCAGTTCGCTCCTGTCGCGGCCTGCCAATTCGAGCGCCTCGCGAAGGGGCGCACCGTCTTCCATATAGCGCTTCAAGCTCGCCCTGAGCTCGCCCCAAAGGGAGACCACGGCTTGAGGGCTAAGCGACAGGTACCAAGCCAAGGGCAGAGCCAATTCCCCTTTTAGGGGAAGGCCTCTCGCCAATAACTCCGTCAGTGCCTCTATGAGGGTGAGGTTGGACCCCATCTGCTGCCATGCGCCTTTCAGGAAAGAAATCGCTTCGCCGTTCGCCATCAAGCCACGAGAAAGGAGCGCCGCAGCAAAGGGGCGATCTTCAGGGGCAAATTGCTCGATTGCGGGAAGGGTCAAACTTTTTACGTGGAGAAGGGGAGGGTCGCTCTTCGCATCCCACCTGGCGATGAAGCGCTGCCCGACGAAGAGAGGGATAGTGGAGCGGGCCCACAAAAGCTTTCCCTGAAGC
Proteins encoded in this region:
- the flgC gene encoding flagellar basal body rod protein FlgC, which codes for MRIFRPLEIAGSSLTAHRLWMELISQNMANANTTRTPEGGPYVRKVPIFAERLDEALDASPAGVRVEQITDDDLPPRYVYQPDHPDANAEGYVAYPNVNVIREMADMMVASRAYEANLAVVETAQSMWNSALEVLRA
- the hslU gene encoding ATP-dependent protease ATPase subunit HslU, with protein sequence MYEDLTPAEVVAYLDRYIVGQVKAKRAVAVALRNRLRRKRLDPKVAEEVIPKNIMMIGPTGVGKTEIARRLAALVNAPFVKVEATKFTEVGYVGRDVESMIRDLVEVAVHMVKARHMEAVQSAAAERAEERLLDLLLPLPRKQESMQDFVKVLMGGVQERAESPKEREDSGTRERLREMLRAGKLDTREVEVEVAESAVANVPILGVGLDEMGINLSEMLGNLLPKRMKRKRMSVSSARVLLQAEEAEKLIDMESVVQEALTKVQEEGIVFLDELDKVASQDGAQHGPDVSREGVQRDLLPIVEGSTVMTKYGPVKTDYILFIAAGAFHRVKPSDLVPELQGRFPIRVELSPLNEGDLGRILTEPENSLLRQYKALLGTEGVSINFSEDAVAEIANIAAKMNAEMEDIGARRLHTVMEQLLEDVSFKAPELEGSEVLVDAAFVRERLEPLIQSSDLRKYLL
- the codY gene encoding GTP-sensing pleiotropic transcriptional regulator CodY; this translates as METPKELLEARPKISDLSAMEDLLDKTRMVSRALQNRKDGASPDYQKLAKLLCDLSTANTYIIDRQGKVLGYAWLSEYNCPTMVGLLEVGAMPESYVDRLNQHHESVLNHSDYGLCAYADAPCIYPNKHVVYVPIYSGSERIGTLILARFGSPFDARDLVLGEYLATAVGIEMLHERTRSIEERARERFAVQMALRALSYSEVESVKHIIRELDASEGVVVASRIADRLGLTRSVIVNALRKLESAGVLECRSLGMKGTYIKVLLPLLLEELGIAEGRS
- the flgB gene encoding flagellar basal body rod protein FlgB translates to MDKAWAAAKVSIGGLSRRLEATAQNLANIDTPAYARREVTFEDQLSRLLHGPERLPLTTTDPRHISTLPESIEAVRPVEKKALGELVRWDGNGVDIDIEMAKLAETRMSYQALFRLLARKAASYKTVMGGGV
- the hslV gene encoding ATP-dependent protease subunit HslV, which encodes MNVNFKGTTIVSVRRNGRVAMAGDGQVTMGDQIVKEGARKVRRLYDGRVLAGFAGSTADAMTLLERFERRLEENKGNLTKSAVDLVKEWRLDRALRRLEALMLVADREETLLLSGSGDVIEPEGDVASIGSGSGFALAAARALLEASDWEAERIARRAIEIASQICIYTNDAIVLEVIDQ
- the fliE gene encoding flagellar hook-basal body complex protein FliE, translated to MKEVRVDLSQFHFNNDARLVGAGSDSKGEKGFEKLLKDNLQRVNDLQLTADEGIGKLATGEAEDISQVVIAVQEAEVALRLLVEIRNKLVDAYQQLARMPV
- the fliF gene encoding flagellar basal-body MS-ring/collar protein FliF: MERLKELFARLKATWASLSPWQRYSIMGAGALIFVLLILLIATGRGKYEPLFAGLEVEDQAAILSYLRERNVPYKLDSAANAVLVPEDMVYEMRLSLAQQGLPRGGVVGFEIFDQAKMGMTDFQQRISYIRALEGELSRTIGRMEAIDFARVTIVIPEQRLFLKEQEPSSASVLVGVKRGSKVGPEQVKAIVHLVAHSVQGLHPENITVVDTSGNMLSELIDSDTFVYVDNAGRAVSSVQRELERRQEMELERKVKQMLEQVFGPGKAVVRVRVELDFGKKRDFVTEYIPGAGGRGVVRSEQASEESYVGPGTPPGGAPGTTTNIPGYVVTAQRVGPSEYNKSDTIRNYEITTREQEQVYTPGSVKRLSASVLIDGELAEEALGELRSTVAAAIGFDEGRGDQLVVQAMNFSTSWMDAIMAQLQRERRERMIFFILLIAAIALIGIATFFWWRRRAAKPKAAPERKEGAPSLRELIERPELMQVRGEAAVIEEQLKEYARQRPEEIAELVQNWLLEDV